One Bombus pyrosoma isolate SC7728 linkage group LG7, ASM1482585v1, whole genome shotgun sequence genomic window carries:
- the LOC122569484 gene encoding protein scabrous-like produces MNRKDWLLCVTLVAIITRKEICGDENVSDAIRSLREQVNALLDHRQQDYNALEASLKRAIEKNTELFVLKNEIKQLRKEVISLRGGNGNEAKNERLRVRWLGSAVTELQGEVAQVLRTRNASEELAERSRMKGELSLLKGDVAAVGRGIGNLGGRIAKIEAILGTIRVDIAAMKERFSLLFRTCADIASQLNSMQIEVKSLRCESFSANVANSVAQRNGGGSGKEEAERKMRTTAAAVPSYFSGMGTRDSDRETTAAASYSVRSSRRRFARKHGYWKRKEEGHRTRLDDRLKSLERKILLSARRRASLEKRIATYENQEWTSLSKRIKSLEKGHVELSRKISNVTENGFFTKKVNESLGSRLIDSLRTLEDAMETNNSFARRELTRLDVNAARKAAELSLTREELSNLRRTVQALSVSASKLQERSDKQQEAIDRLNGIHSTTDFQRYLSNIASDTITTSTTTTTTTISSSSSSLSSDNSLFSSFEHLEDRYHLIGKNLTGDCEQTTANEPMDGLRLSEAGKGGRPMLVFCRGGWMVIARRIDGTLDFDRNWNDYSVGFGSPVSEYWIGNEILHRLTDHGDNCTSLRIDMLDIYGERWRAEYQSFRVESEETGYRLDVYGYSGNATDALSYQNGMSFSAKDRDMDASTTHCARNYRGGWWFSRCQHANLNGKYSLGLTWFRSDTNRWMSIASSEMSLRRNSDCRSR; encoded by the exons ATGAATAGGAAAGATTGGCTGTTGTGCGTAACGTTGGTTGCGATTATTACCCGGAAAGAAATTTGCGGCGATGAAAATGTTTCCGATGCTATAAGGTCGCTACGGGAACAAGTAAACGCTCTTCTCGATCATCGACAACAGGATTACAACGCTCTCGAGGCAAGCTTGAAGCGTGCGATCGAGAAAAATACAGAGTTGTTCGTTCTAAAGAACGAAATCAAACAACTGag AAAGGAAGTGATCTCTCTACGTGGCGGTAACGGGAACGAGGCGAAAAACGAAAGGTTGCGAGTGAGATGGCTAGGAAGCGCGGTGACCGAACTTCAAGGGGAAGTTGCCCAAGTTCTTCGTACGAGAAACGCGAGTGAAGAACTTGCCGAGAGATCGAGAATGAAAGGCGAGCTGTCTCTGTTAAAGGGAGACGTAGCTGCGGTTGGGAGAGGAATTGGAAATCTCGGCGGCAGAATCGCCAAAATCGAAGCGATTCTCGGAACGATTCGCGTTGATATCGCTGCGATGAAGGAACGCTTTAGTCTGTTGTTTCGCACCTGCGCCGACATTGCCAGTCAG tTGAATTCCATGCAAATTGAGGTAAAGTCTCTTAGATGCGAATCGTTTTCCGCTAATGTGGCAAATTCGGTGGCTCAACGTAACGGAGGAGGATcaggaaaagaagaagcggAAAGGAAGATGAGAACAACGGCAGCAGCGGTACCGTCGTATTTTAGTGGAATGGGTACAAGGGATAGCGATCGCGAGACTACAGCTGCCGCGTCGTACAGTGTACGATCCTCTCGGCGCAGGTTCGCGAGAAAACACGGATattggaaaagaaaggaggaggGGCATCGAACGCGGCTGGACGATCGTTTAAAGAGTCTGGagcgtaaaattttattgtcgGCTCGGAGACGAGCGTCGTTGGAAAAGCGTATCGCCACGTATGAGAATCAAGAATGGACGAGTTTGAgcaaacgaataaaaagcTTGGAAAAGGGTCACGTCGAATTGTCccggaaaatttcaaatgttacCGAGAATGGATTTTTCACGAAGAAGGTGAACGAATCGCTTGGCTCACGACTGATCGACTCGTTACGAACTCTCGAGGACGCTATGGAAACGAACAACTCGTTCGCGAGGAGAGAATTGACACGGCTCGATGTAAATGCCGCTCGAAAAGCGGCTGAACTTTCGCTAACCAGGGAAGAGCTAAGCAATTTACGTCGCACCGTGCAAGCGTTAAGCGTAAGTGCGTCTAAGCTTCAAGAGAGGAGCGACAAGCAACAAGaagcgatcgatcgattaaacgGTATCCATTCGACGACTGATTTTCAAAGATACTTGTCGAATATCGCGTCGGATACCATAACCACAAGCACAACTACAACTACTACCACCATCTCgtcatcatcgtcgtcgttgtcgtccgACAACTCGTTGTTCTCGAGTTTCGAACACCTGGAGGATCGATATCATTTAATTGGGAAGAATTTGACGGGCGATTGCGAGCAAACGACAGCGAACGAACCTATGGACGGGCTGCGACTTTCGGAAGCAGGCAAAGGAGGCAGACCGATGTTGGTGTTTTGTCGTGGAGGTTGGATGGTGATAGCGCGTCGTATCGATGGGACTCTCGACTTTGATCGAAACTGGAACGATTATTCCGTCGGGTTCGGCTCTCCGGTTAGTGAGTATTGGATCGGCAACGAAATCCTTCACAGGTTGACCGATCACGGTGACAATTGTACCAGCCTTCGAATCGATATGTTGGACATTTACGGAGAACGTTGGCGCGCGGAATATCAGTCGTTCAGGGTCGAATCTGAGGAGACCGGTTACAGGTTAGATGTTTACGGGTATTCCGGAAACGCAACTGACGCTCTCTCCTATCAGAACGGTATGTCATTCAGCGCGAAAGATCGAGACATGGACGCTAGCACGACTCATTGCGCGAGAAACTATCGCGGCGGATGGTGGTTTAGTCGATGTCAACACGCCAACCTCAACGGCAAATATTCCCTAGGTCTTACGTGGTTCCGATCGGACACCAATCGATGGATGTCGATCGCTTCATCGGAAATGTCTTTACGTAGAAACTCTGATTGTCGATCCCGATAG